From Amycolatopsis sp. WQ 127309:
TCGCCCGTGCGCAGCTTGTGCTTGCGGACGACGGAAAGCGGGATGGTGACGTCGCCGTCGGCGCGCCGGTAGCCGGCGCGGACGAAGGCGGATTTTTCTTGTACGTCAAGGATTCCGTGGAAAGGCATGGTTTTCTCCTGAATGCGGGAACGGCCGGCGCGCGGACGGCGGCGGGCCGTGAAAGGGAAGGAAAGAGGCCGAGCTGGCCTGGATCCGGGAGCTTCCTCCGGGCGACCTGGAGGCCGACGTCCGCGAGGAGCACCTTCACTGTAGCCGGACTTTCCCCGAAGCACAATGCGTGAGATCTGGTGGCGGTGGGTAGGTCTCCAGGGAAGCCCGCCGAACCGTGGCGACGGATGGGAGCACACCGTGCATCGATACACCCCGGAACCGGACGTCGGCACCGGCGAGACCGCCGACGACGGCCTACCCGGGACCACGTCCCCCGACCGCCTCCCCGCGGGGTCCGGGACCGTGGTCACCCCGACCTTCGAAGAACTCGCGCCGGCGCTGCCCAACGACGTCGCCGACCTGCGCCGCAAGCTCATCCGCTGGCTGGCCGCCCTCCCCCTGGACCCGGAGAGCACGCACGACATCACGCTGGCGACCTACGAAGCGCTGGCGAACGTCGCGGCCCACGCTTACCCGGACAAGCACGGCTGGGCGCGCCTGCAGGCCGCGCGGGTGGGTGACGCCGTGACCGTGACGGTCACCGACACCGGCTGCGGTATCCCGGCGACCCGCGCGAGCCGCCCCCGCACCGCGGGCCTGCGCACCTCGGGCGGCCGCGGCCTGCTGCTGATCGACAAGGTGACCGACCAGTCCGACATCGACACCGGTGAGCAGGGCACGACGGTCCGGATGACCTGGCGCCCGGCCGCCTTGCGGCACGCGGGTGCGGCCTGAACCCCGCCGGCGAACGAGAGCGCGAGCAAGAGGCCGGCCGATTCGGGAAATCGAGCAAGATGAAAGAACATCACGGCTGACGAAGCAGCGGGCGACCACCAGCCCGAATACCGTCAGTCACTCCGGCATCGCTCACTGAAATGCGATGAGCAGGCTCGAAAGCCGAGAAACGCGGTGAGCCGGAACCGGCCCACCGCGTTTCAGGGAACCTCAGGCCGCGCTGGCCAGCCGCACGAGGCGGTTGCGCGGGTACGACACCAGTTCGCGCTCCTCGTCCGTGGTGAAGATCTCGACGGAATCCTCCAGGATGTCCGCCGAAGTCACCTGTAGCTGCCACGCGGGCAGCCCCGGGGCGGGCTCGTGCCAGAACCACTGGCCCTTGGTGAGCTGGTCCGCCGGGACCGTCGCGTCGTCCGTGTTCATGCCATGAGGCTAACCGCCACCACCGACAGTTTTTGAACGGGCTCAGCCATGGGTCGCTCCCACCGTGATCGTCAGCACGTCCGGGTCGCCGGCGAACACCGCGCCACTGAAGTCCGGGCCCGGGCTGACGTCGTCGTACGGGAACGCGTAGCCCCGGTTGTCGGGCAGTTTCGAGTGGACGATGCGGGCGTAGTGGTTGGTGACGTCGCCCAGGTAGAACTTCGCCGGGTCCTCCGCCGTCGGCTGGTTCGCGTTGTCCAGCAAC
This genomic window contains:
- a CDS encoding ATP-binding protein, with protein sequence MHRYTPEPDVGTGETADDGLPGTTSPDRLPAGSGTVVTPTFEELAPALPNDVADLRRKLIRWLAALPLDPESTHDITLATYEALANVAAHAYPDKHGWARLQAARVGDAVTVTVTDTGCGIPATRASRPRTAGLRTSGGRGLLLIDKVTDQSDIDTGEQGTTVRMTWRPAALRHAGAA